DNA sequence from the Terriglobia bacterium genome:
CGACGGTTCCCAACTGACAGTCCTGCAGTTCGCCCTTCAGGGTCGTTCTCCCCACATGTCCCTGTTCGGGTTCGAGAGCGCGCACGACGAAGAGGTCACACTGGCGGCGCTGGAGATGACGCAGTTGACGCGATATCGCGATGTGCGGGTCTGCGAGCTTTCCGGCGGGGAGAAGCAGCGTCTCCTGCTGGCGCGAGCGTTGGTCCAGGAGTCGTTGATCCTGCTGCTCGACGAACTCACCGCCAATTTGGACATCAACTATCAAGTCGAATTGATGCGCCTGGTTCGCCGCCTCACGCGGGAACGGAGGCTCGCTACGCTCGTTGTCTCACATGAGATCCATCTCTTAGGCAGTTTTTCCGACCGTATCGCCCTGATGTCGGAAGGCACAATTCGTTGTCAGGGCACCGTGTCGGAAGTAATCACCCGGGAGAATCTGAGCCGGATCTTCGGCCTGGATTTCCAGGTCCGGCGGGCAGCAGACGGCTTGCCCGAGGTCTTGCCAGTCATAGAAGAACGGAGATAGATATGAATAGCACTCCAGCCCCAGACAAACCACCATTAGCGCGCAAGTACATCAGCGACATGCCATTGCTGACGCCCCATCCTCGTGACAGAAAAAAAAGAAACCGCCCGGACACCAGGACGCCGGGACGCCAAGAAAACTCGGCCCTCCTGGGGTGTCGGCACCCCGACCTCCTGACGTTCAGCCCGTCCGGCTCGTCCTTGTTATCGTTGTCGCTACGCTGCGCCTGGCATTTCGGATATTCCCTGGTTTTAGTGATTCTTGCTTCCTCAATCGCCTGGGCGCAGCAGGACGGAATGCGCCGGGTTACGGGAACAGTAGTCGATCAGAGCGGCGCGCCGGTTCCGCGTGTGCTCGTCGAGGTCCGCGGGCCATCGGGGCAGAATGCCGCGTCTGCTTTGACTGATACTCAGGGCAGGTTTGCCCTCGATCTGCCGGATGGCGCATACACCTTGGATGCCACAGCCGCCGGGCTTGCCCCGATTCGGCACCAGTCACTGGAGGTCGGCGCCGCCACCCCCCCGCTGAGTTTGACCTTGGAGATACCGGCCATCAAAGAATCGATTGTGGTGACCGCTACCCGAACGGAGGCGCCTCTGGCCCAGATCGGCAGCAGTACCACCGTCATCCGCGGGGATGACCTGGAGAGCGCCGGCATCGATTCGATGGCGGAGGCGCTGCGCAGGGTCGCCGGCCTCACGCTGGTTCAGAACGGAGCCGTCGGACAGTTGGCCTCTGTCTTTATCCGAGGCGGCGAATCGGACTACACCAAGGTGCTGATCGACGGCATTCCTGTAAACGATCCCGGGGGAAGCTTCAACTTTGCAAACCTGTCGGCCGCGAGCATCGACCGCATCGAGATCGTGCGCGGCCCGCAGAGTGCCCTCTTCGGATCCGACGCCATGGCCGGCGTCATTCAGATCTTTACACGCCGGGGAACCAGCGAAGGCTTGGAGCCCAAGCCGCGTATCGCGGTCGAAGGGGGCAGCTTCGCAACATTCCGCTATGAAGCCGGCATCGGAGGTAAAGGGGAGCGATTCGATTATGCGGCCTCGTTCGCACGTCTCGACACTGACAACCACGTCCTCAACGGTTCCTTCAACGACGCGACCGCCACTGCCAACTTCGGATTCCGCCCATCCCCGAAGAGCCTGCTGCGAGCCGTCTTCCGCAGCGATGCCGGACGCGCAGGCGTGCCGGGCCAGTGGGCATTCGCACGTCCCGATTCGGATCAGTTCTACCGCCACCGTGACCTGGCCGGTGGAGTCACTTTCACACATTTCATCACCCCCTCCTGGACGCAGACATTTTCTTATTCCATCAACGATTCCCGGCAGTTTTCCGAGGACAGCGTCGATTCCGGCAGCTTTGTCGCACGATACCAGGGCCGGACCTCCCCCTTCACTTCTTTTGACTTCTCCTATCAGACATTCAACCAGAGTCTGCGCCAGAAGATCGGCTACCAGAGCGAGTTGTCCCTTCCTCATGCCCATCTTCTCACCGCAGGCGCCGAATTTGAACGCGAGACCGGAACGGCGGGTGATCCTCGCTTTGATCCGCTGGCTGCAGTTCGCAGAAACTTCGGCGCCTTCGTGCAGGATCAGTGGTTTCTGCATAAACGCCTCTTCGTCGCAGCGGGAGTGCGCCTGGAGCACAACGCGAGCTTCGGTTTCTCGGCCGCACCGCGTCTTTCGCTGGCATGGCAGCTGCACCAGCCGGTGCCGGGCGGGCCGCTGGGCCTGACCAAAATCAAGGCCAATTTCGGTTTGGGGATCAAGGAGCCCACCCTGGTTGAGTCGTTCAGCAGATCTCCATTTTTTCTCGGCAACCCCGATCTCAAGGCAGAAAAATCTACGAGCTGTGATGTCGGCATCGAACAACAATTCGGCGCCGGCAAAGGGGCTATGGAGGTTACATTTTTCGAAAACCGGTTCCGCAATCAGATCGATTTCATAACCACGGACTTCACTACCTTTGCGGGAACATTTTTCAACATCGGCAAAACCCGTTCCCGGGGCGTCGAGACCAGCTTCCGGCAGATTCTTGGTCTGGGGCTGGAGGTCGCCGGATCTTACACGTTCCTTGATTCTCTGATTCTGGAAAATTCTGCTGCGCCGGGCTCGGTCTTTGCGCCCGGCCAGGCGCTCTTCCGGCGCCCGCGGCACTCCGGCTTTCTCGACCTGAAGTGGAAGCCGGGACGCTGGACGTTTGGTGCTACCGGCACTCTGATCGGCAGCCGGCTCGATTCAGACTTCCTCGGCCTCGGGCTAAGCCGGAATCCAGGGTATGGAGTGCTGGATCTGCTCGTCAGCTTCCGCCTGCTGTCGGGAGTGACCCTGTTTGCCGTCGTGAACAATGCGCTGGACAAAAGTTACATGGAAGCATTTGGGTACCCGGCGCTGCCCGCCCGATTCCGCATTGGCCTCAGCACAAGCTTTTAAAATCCCAACCCAGAGAGCGCAGAAGTAGCAGAGAAAAACAACCATTCCGCGGCCTCTGCGCTCTCTGCGTTGGGGATTTAGGAGTAGAATGAGCGGCACAAGCTGAGGAGAGATCGATGGCAATCGATAAGAAGCGGTGGCTCCTGTCTGTGATCCCGCTGGTCTGCATTCTCTGGCCGGCGGCCGGCTGCAGGCGCAATCCCCCTGCAGAGCAGACCGCGCAGCCTGCAGCTGAGAGCCAGGCGGGCACGGCCAGGGACGCGCCGCCCGCCACCTATGTGCAGCTGGGCGAAGCTTCGCTTCGGGCATTTGAAACGGGTACCGAGTATCTATTGAGCGGCAGAGTCACTTCCGAACTCATGGAGGCTCTGCCTGGGGCCACGGTCTCGGTATACGGGTCCGCGCCTCTTTGGTCGCCGCCGACGTTCGAACAGCCTGCCCCCTTGGATACTCAGACCTGCGATCAGGACGGGCGCTACCAGATCCGCTTGAATGCGCCTGCCAATTTGTGGATCAGCATCCGCATGGAGGGATATGCGCAGATAGAAGGCTTCGTTCCGGTCCGGGATCCAAAAACGGCTGCAAGGGACTACCAGCTGAGGCCAGCCCAATCAACGATTGCGGGATTTGTCTATGATAAGAAAGATATGCCGATCGCGGGTGCTTTGGTAATCGCCAACTCTCCGCCATTCTCACTTCTGGGGGACAGCCCGGTGCCATCCCCCATAGGCCGAGTCACCGATTCCTCCGGAAAGTACACGATCGAGGGCCTTCCCGACGGTGATGTGAGCGTTATTGCTTACGCTCGGGGATATGGCCTGGACGAAGAATTGAGCCCATTGAGGGCGGGCCAAACCCAGCAGGTCAATTTCAACCTGGCAGCTGCCCCCCCCATCTCGTTCGTGGTGAAAAACAGCCGGGGCGAAGCGCTTCCCTATGCAACGGCTGCGGCCCCCGCTCATTTCAAAATCGCCGGTGGCGACAGGCGCGGGGTGATCGAGTTTTCTGTGCCGGCGGAACTGCCTCCCTTCGAATGCACTGTAGCTGCGGACGGCTACAAAACAAACACCATCCTGCTGGATCCGAAGGCTCCGCCTGCGGCAGTAGTGCTTGAAGACAGGCCGGTTTTCAGGGGCCGGGTCGTCACTGAAGCAGGCAAGGCATTGGAGGGGGCGCTGGTCATTGTCTTCGGGACCGGCGGGATGCAAGGGAAGTTTGACGGAGCCATAAGGACCGACAAGATGGGCCGATTCTCTCTGCCATTGTCGTATCCGCCGGTGCGCGAGATCAGGATCTCCAGTCCCGGCTACCTCGACCAACGGCTCGCGTTCGATAGCAACAAGCCGGTGCCTGCCGAGACCGTCGTACGCGTGAAGAGCGTAGAAGCGGGTCTGTACGGGCGTGTGATCGATTACAGGGGTATCCCCGTGAAACGCTTCATTGTTCATCTGCGGGACACCGCCGCGAAGCCCGGCAGTCGTGAGTATCAAAGATCCTTTAGCAGTGAGAACGGCCGGTACATGATGACCGACGTCGCTCCTGGCGTTTACACTTTTATTATTCAGTCTGTGCCGAACTCGACGGCAGAAGATGTACAGCTCTTGCGCGTGGAAAAAATGGAAATCCGGAAGGGTTTTTTCTTTGGGGAAGTCCTGTCACAGTTTCCCAAGCCCACGTATGCAAAATAGACCTCCGCCATCCGACCTTCGATCCGGTCAACGGATGTCCGAGGTCGGAATCCGGAGGTCGGAGGTCCGATCATGACTCGCTTGCACCGCGTTCTCCAGGAGCAGGGGAAGGGTCCGCTGCTTGGCGCAGGGACTTATTTTTACGATCCGGTTTTTCTGGAGATTGCGGCAGGCCTGGGATTCCGGATCGCATGGTTTGACATGGAGCATTGTTTCATCACATTCGCGGAAGCATGCGACCTTTGCCGGATCACTTCAGGGCTCGGCATGCTCAGCATGATCCGCATTCCCAACTCCCACCGAGAGAACGTTCAGCGCGCTGCCGAATGCGGCCCCGACATTATCGATGTGCCGATGGCGAACTCGCCCGAGATACTGCGCGAGCTCATCCGCTATGCCCGCTTCCGCCCGGAGGGCGAACGAGGCTGCTTTCCTAATTCCCGAGCCGTCCACTACGGCCTTGCCGAGGGCGTAGCTGAACAGCAGCGGGTCAACCGGGACCTGTGTTTGATGGCGCAGATTGAGACCGGGGAGGCTGTGGCGCGCGCAGACGAACTATGCGCTGTCCCCGGCATCGATATTCTCATTGGTCCCGCCGACCTGTCCGCGAGCCTGGGCGTTCCTTATCAAACCGGCCATGCCAAGGTCAGGGCAGCCGCCGGGCAGATCATGAGCGCCGTAAGGAAGCATGGGAAACACGTGGCCGTGGCATCGCCTGCTGCGGATTTTGCCTTCTGGATCAGCCAGGGTGTAGACATCCTCCTTTGTGCGAGTGACGTGAACTGCATGAAAGCCGGGGCCCAGGCAGCTCTCCTGCAAGTGCAGGCGGCCCTCTCCGCACCAGAGCAGCAACCGTAGTAAATAGCCTGCCCGGCCTCAGACATCCGACCTCCGTCCTTTCTGGCCGTAGAGGGAAGGCAAAGGCGTTTGGCCGCCCCACAAGCTCTCGAGTTACCTCCGGGCCTTAACTCAAAACCCCCTCAACGCGATTGCGAGGTCGGAGGTCGGACGTCGGAGGTCTTCAGCTGCAGGTTGACAGTCAGCAAAACGGGTTATAGTTTATTAGCATGGCATCCTGATCGGGTCAGGATGCCGACGGAGCCGCTTGCGGCAATGACGAGAGACAGCCCCCAGAGACCGAGCCCTCAAATGGGCTTGCACTCCGGGCAAATCGTAGGGAGGGGGAATTGATGGAAGGAGTCAAAGCAAAAACCAACGCCGGGGATGACATTGTTTTGAAGCAGCCGGTGGTCGCACAATTCAAGGACCGGTTGCGAGGTGAACTTCTCACCTCTGCAGACGCAGGCTATGACCGGGCCCGCAAGGTCTACAACGGCATGATCGATCGTCACCCCAGCCTCATCGCGCGCTGCGCTGGTGTGGCCGATGTCATGGCCGCAGTCGACTTTGCGCGAGACAACCAACTTGTGGTCGCAGTGCGTGGCGGCGGGCACAACGTCGGTGGTTTTGGCACTTGTGATGCAGGACTGGTGATCGATCTATCGCCTATGAAGGGCATCCGGGTGGATCCCAAAAAACAGCGGGCTCGCGCTGAAGGGGGTTGCACCTGGGGAGATCTCGACCATGCTACCCACGTCTTCGGCCTGGCGGCTCCCGGCGGAATCATCTCCACGACGGGGATAGCCGGCCTTACGCTGGGAGGCGGCATCGGCCATCTTACCCGCAAGTGCGGCCTTTCCTGCGACAACCTGGTTTCCGTTGACGTGGTGACTGCGGATGGACGCTTTGTCACGGCGGGCGCCGGCGAAAATCCGGACCTCTTCTGGGGTCTCCGTGGCGGCGGGGGGAACTTTGGCATCGTGACTTCATTCGAGTTCAAGCTCCATCCCGTGCACACGGTGTGCGCCGGGCCGGTCCTGTACAGACTCGAGCAGGCCAAAGATGCGATGCGCTTTTATCGGGACTACATGGCCGGGGCACCGGAAGAAATGAATGGATTTTTTGCTTTTCTGATTGTGCCGCCCGGGCCCCCATTCCCCGAGCGCCTTCACAACAAGACGCTGTGCGGGATCGCAGCCTGTTACAGCGGCCCGCTCGACCGGGCGGAAAAGGTGGTCGCACCCATCCGCAAATTCGGTCCGCCCGAAGTCGATCTGCTCGGCCCTCTGCCTTTCCCGAGGCTTCAGCGAATGTTCGACGCACTCGTCCCCCCGGGGCTGCAGCATTATTGGAAAGCGGATTTCGTCCATGAGCTCAGCGAGGAGATTATCGATGCTCATGTGCGATTCGGCCCCCGCATCCCTACGGTATCATCGGCCATGCACATCTACCCTGTCAGCGGTGCGGCACAGCGGATCGGCAAGGAAGATACGGCTTTCAGCTATCGGGATGCGAATTTCGTGCACGTAATCGCCGCCATGTATCCCGATCCCGCCGACACGCCCAAGAACAGGGCATGGGTGCGCGAATACTGGGAGGCCCTCCACCCGCACTCTGCCGGCGGGGCTTATGTCAATTTCCTGATGGCGGATGAAGGTCAGGATCGGATCGCCGCGACGTATCGCGGCAACTACAGCCGGCTGGCGGCGCTGAAGAAGAAATACGATCCGGGGAACTTGTTCCGGCTCAACCAGAATATTGAGCCCTTGGCCTGAGGGCCGGATCGTGTGAATTCGGATTTTGGATTGCGGATTTTGGGGTTTTGGAACTGTACCGTTGCTTCGCCCGATCCGAAACCCGAAATCAGGAGAGTAGTTCCGCCGCGGCGCTGCGGGCGGGTTCACGCCGGTCCCAGGCGCCGCGGTCGATGAAAACGAAGAATTTCCACAGGGCTTTGTGTTTTTGCTTGAGAACCCGGATTTCTTCGTTGTTGCTGCCGGCAAGAGGCACGATGCGGCCGTTTTCGAGCCCGACGAGAACTTCCGCCTCCGGAAGGGACATGCCGATCGAAGGGCAATAGACAATAACCTGGTGAGCCTC
Encoded proteins:
- a CDS encoding ABC transporter ATP-binding protein, coding for MRPNASSPALEACEVSFAYRNPVVRNLTIELMPGTVTGIIGPNGSGKTTVLRLLGGILRPASGSILLNGEMPLAELPRKQVARRIAMVPQSAGDGSQLTVLQFALQGRSPHMSLFGFESAHDEEVTLAALEMTQLTRYRDVRVCELSGGEKQRLLLARALVQESLILLLDELTANLDINYQVELMRLVRRLTRERRLATLVVSHEIHLLGSFSDRIALMSEGTIRCQGTVSEVITRENLSRIFGLDFQVRRAADGLPEVLPVIEERR
- a CDS encoding TonB-dependent receptor, encoding MNSTPAPDKPPLARKYISDMPLLTPHPRDRKKRNRPDTRTPGRQENSALLGCRHPDLLTFSPSGSSLLSLSLRCAWHFGYSLVLVILASSIAWAQQDGMRRVTGTVVDQSGAPVPRVLVEVRGPSGQNAASALTDTQGRFALDLPDGAYTLDATAAGLAPIRHQSLEVGAATPPLSLTLEIPAIKESIVVTATRTEAPLAQIGSSTTVIRGDDLESAGIDSMAEALRRVAGLTLVQNGAVGQLASVFIRGGESDYTKVLIDGIPVNDPGGSFNFANLSAASIDRIEIVRGPQSALFGSDAMAGVIQIFTRRGTSEGLEPKPRIAVEGGSFATFRYEAGIGGKGERFDYAASFARLDTDNHVLNGSFNDATATANFGFRPSPKSLLRAVFRSDAGRAGVPGQWAFARPDSDQFYRHRDLAGGVTFTHFITPSWTQTFSYSINDSRQFSEDSVDSGSFVARYQGRTSPFTSFDFSYQTFNQSLRQKIGYQSELSLPHAHLLTAGAEFERETGTAGDPRFDPLAAVRRNFGAFVQDQWFLHKRLFVAAGVRLEHNASFGFSAAPRLSLAWQLHQPVPGGPLGLTKIKANFGLGIKEPTLVESFSRSPFFLGNPDLKAEKSTSCDVGIEQQFGAGKGAMEVTFFENRFRNQIDFITTDFTTFAGTFFNIGKTRSRGVETSFRQILGLGLEVAGSYTFLDSLILENSAAPGSVFAPGQALFRRPRHSGFLDLKWKPGRWTFGATGTLIGSRLDSDFLGLGLSRNPGYGVLDLLVSFRLLSGVTLFAVVNNALDKSYMEAFGYPALPARFRIGLSTSF
- a CDS encoding carboxypeptidase-like regulatory domain-containing protein, whose translation is MAIDKKRWLLSVIPLVCILWPAAGCRRNPPAEQTAQPAAESQAGTARDAPPATYVQLGEASLRAFETGTEYLLSGRVTSELMEALPGATVSVYGSAPLWSPPTFEQPAPLDTQTCDQDGRYQIRLNAPANLWISIRMEGYAQIEGFVPVRDPKTAARDYQLRPAQSTIAGFVYDKKDMPIAGALVIANSPPFSLLGDSPVPSPIGRVTDSSGKYTIEGLPDGDVSVIAYARGYGLDEELSPLRAGQTQQVNFNLAAAPPISFVVKNSRGEALPYATAAAPAHFKIAGGDRRGVIEFSVPAELPPFECTVAADGYKTNTILLDPKAPPAAVVLEDRPVFRGRVVTEAGKALEGALVIVFGTGGMQGKFDGAIRTDKMGRFSLPLSYPPVREIRISSPGYLDQRLAFDSNKPVPAETVVRVKSVEAGLYGRVIDYRGIPVKRFIVHLRDTAAKPGSREYQRSFSSENGRYMMTDVAPGVYTFIIQSVPNSTAEDVQLLRVEKMEIRKGFFFGEVLSQFPKPTYAK
- a CDS encoding FAD-binding oxidoreductase: MEGVKAKTNAGDDIVLKQPVVAQFKDRLRGELLTSADAGYDRARKVYNGMIDRHPSLIARCAGVADVMAAVDFARDNQLVVAVRGGGHNVGGFGTCDAGLVIDLSPMKGIRVDPKKQRARAEGGCTWGDLDHATHVFGLAAPGGIISTTGIAGLTLGGGIGHLTRKCGLSCDNLVSVDVVTADGRFVTAGAGENPDLFWGLRGGGGNFGIVTSFEFKLHPVHTVCAGPVLYRLEQAKDAMRFYRDYMAGAPEEMNGFFAFLIVPPGPPFPERLHNKTLCGIAACYSGPLDRAEKVVAPIRKFGPPEVDLLGPLPFPRLQRMFDALVPPGLQHYWKADFVHELSEEIIDAHVRFGPRIPTVSSAMHIYPVSGAAQRIGKEDTAFSYRDANFVHVIAAMYPDPADTPKNRAWVREYWEALHPHSAGGAYVNFLMADEGQDRIAATYRGNYSRLAALKKKYDPGNLFRLNQNIEPLA